TTCGGAGGCGATCACCTGCAGGCCACCGGACTCCAGCACCTGCTGGTGACGCTTCTGCCAGTCGGCCTTGATCTGGGCGATCTGCTCAGGGGTCGGGTTTTCCAGGGAAGCGACTTCCACTTCCCAGTTGCCGCCCAGCAGGATGTCGGTACCACGGCCGGCCATGTTGGTAGCGATGGTCAGTGCTCCCGGGCGACCGGCCTGGGCGATGATTTCCGCTTCCTTCTCGTGGAACTTGGCGTTCAGAACCTTGTGTTCGATGCCTTCCTTTTGCAGCAGGTTGGACATGTGCTCGGAGGTTTCGATGGTCGCGGTACCTACCAGCACCGGACGCCCCTGAGCCATGCATTCCTTGATGTCGTTGATGATCGCGGCGTACTTCTCGTCCGCGGTCAGGAACACCAAGTCGTTGTAGTCCTTACGGGCCAGCGGCTTGTTCGGTGGAATCACCATCACCTGCAGGCCGTAGATCTGATGGAATTCGAAAGCTTCGGTGTCGGCGGTACCGGTCATGCCGGACAGCTTGGTGTACAGGCGGAAGTAGTTCTGGAAAGTGGTCGATGCCAGGGTCTGGCTCTCGGCCTGGATGTTGAGGTTTTCCTTGGCCTCGATGGCCTGGTGCAGGCCTTCGGACAGACGACGACCCGGCATGGTACGGCCGGTGTGTTCGTCCACCAGGACCACTTGGCCATCCTGAACGATGTACTCGACGTTGCGGTTGAACAGCTTGTGCGCACGCAGGCCGGCATAGACGTGAGTCAGCAAGCCCAGGTTGTGCGCCGAGTACAGGCTTTCGCCTTCCGCCAGCAGGCCGACCTGAGTCAGCATCTCTTCGATGAACTGGTGGCCGGCTTCGTTGAGTTCGACCTGACGGGTCTTCTCGTCGACAGTGAAGTGACCGGCCTTGGTGACCTGGCCTTCCACTTCCTCGATGTGCTGTTCCAGACGCGGGATCAGCTTGTTGATTTCGGTGTACAGGCGAGAACTGTCTTCAGCCTGGCCGGAAATGATCAACGGGGTACGGGCTTCGTCGATGAGGATCGAGTCGACTTCGTCGATCACGGCAAAATTGAGCTCGCGCTGGAACTTGTCTTCCATGCTGAAAGCCATGTTGTCGCGCAGGTAGTCGAAACCGAATTCGTTGTTGGTGCCGTAGGTGATGTCGGCGGCGTAGGCGGCACGCTTCTCTTCAGGCGGCTGGAACGGCGTGACCACGCCAACAGTCAGGCCGAGGAATTCGTACAGCGGACGCATCCAGTTGGCGTCACGACGAGCCAGGTAGTCGTTCACCGTCACAACGTGCACGCCCTTGCCGGACAGTGCGTTGAGGTAGACGCCCAGGGTTGCCACCAGGGTCTTGCCTTCACCGGTGCGCATTTCGGCGATCTTGCCTTCATGCAAGGTCATGCCACCGATCAACTGCACGTCGAAGTGACGCATTCCCATGACGCGCTTACCGGCTTCACGGGCGACCGCGAAGGCTTCGGGAAGCAGTTTGTCGAGGGTTTCACCCTTGGCGATACGGGCCTTGAACTCGGCGGTCTTGGCGCGCAATTGATCGTCCGAAAGGGCCACCATTTGCTCTTCGAAGGCATTGACGATCTGTACCGTCTTGAGCATGCGTTTGACTTCACGCTCGTTCTTGCTTCCAAAAAGTTTCTTTAACAAAGGCGCAAACATATCGGCAGGATCTTCCACACATAGGGTTGGAGGGCGGCCCCGTGAGTCGCCCGAGCAGCCCTCATGGCCGCATGCGAACGAGCATTCTACCCGGAAACGATGGTGAGGAAAGTGGCGTTATTCCACGATGCTGGCACAGCGCTGTGACGGGGCTCACCTAAAATAAGGGCTTTTTGCCGAACTTCAAGCCCATTCCCCCCCGAAGTTAATGATTACGATCAGCAAAGCGCGAGAAAGTCGTCAGAGTACGAAAAAGCGATGAGCCCGGCGGCCGGGACGCTTTCTGCTACCATGGCGCCTCTGTAACTTCAGGTGTCTGACCATGGCATTTCGCCCCCTTACGGCACGCGCGCCCGCCGTTCTTCTTCGCGAAGCCAAGCCTCTGAAAGCCATACTCGGCCACGCTCAGCGCCTGGCGCACCTGCAGCGCCTGCTGGAGAGCCAGTTGCAACCGGCGGCTCGCGAACATTGCCACGTCGCTTCATGGCGCGAAGGCAGCCTGTTGCTGATCGTCACCGACGGTCACTGGGCCACGCGCCTGCGCTATCAGCAAAAGCGCCTGCAGCGCCAATTGCAGGAGTTCAACGAATTCAGCAACCTGACGCGCATTCTGTTCAAGGTTCAGCCGCCCACGGTCCAGCAAGGCGCGGTGGGGCACACAATGGACCTGTCGAACAATGCCGCCGAAACCATCCAGGCCACCGCCGAAGGCATAAGCGATCCCAACTTGCGCGCCGCCCTGGAGCGCCTGGCCAGCCACGCCAAGCCGCGAGGCTGACCCGGACACACCCGGCTTCAGCGCCGCTTGCTGCCGCCCAACAACGAACCCATCAACCCGCGGACCAACTGCCGCCCCAACTGATTGGCCGCCTGACGCATGGCCGACTTCAAGGCCTGCCCGGCCGCAGTGCCGAGAAACTCACCGGCGCGATCCGCCAGACTCGGCTCCTGCTCTCCCGGCTTGTCTGCCGTTGCAGGCTCCTCGGGCGCCAGGTTCTTGCGCCCCATGAGCACTTCATAAGCCGATTCACGATCGATCGGCTGGTCATAACGCCCCAGCAGCGGCGAGCTGGCAATCAGGGCCTGGCGTTCAGCAGCGGTCAGCGGCCCGATCCGTGATTGCGGCGGCGCCACCAGCACACGCTGGACCATTTCCGGGGTTCCCTTGTCTTGCAGGGTGCCCACCAGCGCCTCGCCGATGCCCAGCTCGGTCAGCACCGACAGCGCGTCGAACGCCGGGTTGGGACGAAAACCATCGGCCACCGCACGCAACGACTTCTGTTCCTTGGCGGTAAAGGCCCGCAAGCCGTGTTGAATCCGCAGTCCCAGCTGCGCCAGCACATCGTCCGGCAAATCTCCCGGCGACTGGGTCACGAAATACACCCCCACGCCCTTGGAGCGAATCAGTCGCACCACCTGCTCCAGGCGATCCTGCAGCGCCTTGGGCGTACCGGAAAACAACAAGTGCGCCTCGTCAAAAAACAGCGCCAGCAGAGGCTTGTCCGAGTCCCCGCGCTCCGGCAGTTGCTCGAACAGCTCAGCCAAAAGCCATAAAAGGAAGGTGGCATAGACTTTCGGCGCCTCATGCACCAGACGACTCGCGTCCAACAGATGAATCCGCCCACGGCCATCGGCAGCCGGTTGCAGAATGTCTTCCAGTTGCAATGCGGGCTCGCCGAACAGAGCTTCCGCCCCTTGCTGCTCCAGGGTCGCCAGACGCCTTAACAGCGCCTGACTGGAACCTGTGGTCATCAGCGCCGCGTCATCGCCCAGCAGTTGAGGGTGGTCCTTGAGGTGATTGAGCAGCGCCTTGAGATCCTTCAAGTCCAGCAACAACAGCCCTTCACGGTCCGCCACCTTGAACGCCGCATACAACGCCGACTGCTGACTGTCGGTCAGTTCCAGCAAGCTGCCCAGCAACAGCGGTCCCATTTCGCTCAACGTGGTACGCAGGGGATGACCGGATTGTCCGTGGATATCCCACAGCGTTACCGGATAAGCCTGAGGCCTATGCTTGAGCCACGGCATCCCGGCAATTCGCTCGGCGACCTTGCCTTGGCGATCCCCTGCGGCTCCCAGCCCGCACAGGTCGCCCTTGATATCCGCAGCGAACACCGCGACCCCGGCGTCGCTGAACGCTTCCGCCAGGCGCTGCAGGGTCACGGTCTTGCCGGTACCGGTGGCGCCGGCCACCAGCCCGTGGCGGTTGGCCAGGCGCATGGCCTGGGCGACCGGCTGGCCAC
This genomic stretch from Pseudomonas sp. Os17 harbors:
- the secA gene encoding preprotein translocase subunit SecA gives rise to the protein MFAPLLKKLFGSKNEREVKRMLKTVQIVNAFEEQMVALSDDQLRAKTAEFKARIAKGETLDKLLPEAFAVAREAGKRVMGMRHFDVQLIGGMTLHEGKIAEMRTGEGKTLVATLGVYLNALSGKGVHVVTVNDYLARRDANWMRPLYEFLGLTVGVVTPFQPPEEKRAAYAADITYGTNNEFGFDYLRDNMAFSMEDKFQRELNFAVIDEVDSILIDEARTPLIISGQAEDSSRLYTEINKLIPRLEQHIEEVEGQVTKAGHFTVDEKTRQVELNEAGHQFIEEMLTQVGLLAEGESLYSAHNLGLLTHVYAGLRAHKLFNRNVEYIVQDGQVVLVDEHTGRTMPGRRLSEGLHQAIEAKENLNIQAESQTLASTTFQNYFRLYTKLSGMTGTADTEAFEFHQIYGLQVMVIPPNKPLARKDYNDLVFLTADEKYAAIINDIKECMAQGRPVLVGTATIETSEHMSNLLQKEGIEHKVLNAKFHEKEAEIIAQAGRPGALTIATNMAGRGTDILLGGNWEVEVASLENPTPEQIAQIKADWQKRHQQVLESGGLQVIASERHESRRIDNQLRGRAGRQGDAGSSRFYLSLEDSLMRIFASDRVKNFMKALGMQSGEAIEHRMVTNAIEKAQRKVEGRNFDIRKQLLEFDDVNNEQRKVIYHMRNTLLAADNIGETIADFRQDVLNATVSAHIPPQSLPEQWDVAGLEEAIQSGFGVSLPIQQWLDEDDHLYEETLREKLLNELIAAYNEKEDQAGAEALRTFEKQIVLRVLDDLWKDHLSTMDHLRHGIHLRGYAQKNPKQEYKRESFTLFSELLDSIKRDSIRVLSHVQVRREDPAEEEARLRQEAEALAQRMQFEHAEAPGLDQPEALEEGVDVDVALASAPVRNEQKLGRNELCYCGSGKKFKHCHGQIN
- a CDS encoding DUF721 domain-containing protein, coding for MAFRPLTARAPAVLLREAKPLKAILGHAQRLAHLQRLLESQLQPAAREHCHVASWREGSLLLIVTDGHWATRLRYQQKRLQRQLQEFNEFSNLTRILFKVQPPTVQQGAVGHTMDLSNNAAETIQATAEGISDPNLRAALERLASHAKPRG
- a CDS encoding helicase HerA-like domain-containing protein, which codes for MPDSLQLIIGADLGGQPVAQAMRLANRHGLVAGATGTGKTVTLQRLAEAFSDAGVAVFAADIKGDLCGLGAAGDRQGKVAERIAGMPWLKHRPQAYPVTLWDIHGQSGHPLRTTLSEMGPLLLGSLLELTDSQQSALYAAFKVADREGLLLLDLKDLKALLNHLKDHPQLLGDDAALMTTGSSQALLRRLATLEQQGAEALFGEPALQLEDILQPAADGRGRIHLLDASRLVHEAPKVYATFLLWLLAELFEQLPERGDSDKPLLALFFDEAHLLFSGTPKALQDRLEQVVRLIRSKGVGVYFVTQSPGDLPDDVLAQLGLRIQHGLRAFTAKEQKSLRAVADGFRPNPAFDALSVLTELGIGEALVGTLQDKGTPEMVQRVLVAPPQSRIGPLTAAERQALIASSPLLGRYDQPIDRESAYEVLMGRKNLAPEEPATADKPGEQEPSLADRAGEFLGTAAGQALKSAMRQAANQLGRQLVRGLMGSLLGGSKRR